A stretch of Lactuca sativa cultivar Salinas chromosome 6, Lsat_Salinas_v11, whole genome shotgun sequence DNA encodes these proteins:
- the LOC111918733 gene encoding expansin-A7, whose product MAPVHPLWGLCVFVASIMIILSTLDSVTAATYTSRVPRTTRVPRTAPVVYTPSPWTLAHATFYGDESAASTMGGACGYGNIVTNGYGTDTAALSSTIFTDGYACGQCYQIKCVQSPWCSKGVATITATNLCPPNWSKDSNAGGWCNPPRTHFDMAKPAFMKIAQWKAGIVPVQYRRVPCSRAGGIRFSFQGNGYWLLTYVMNVGGAGDIGQMWVKGTKTAWISMSHNWGASYQAFATLKGQALSFKITSYTTKQTIVCNNVAPANWNLGLTYQASVNFH is encoded by the exons ATGGCTCCGGTTCATCCACTATGGGGATTATGTGTCTTTGTTGCGAGCATCATGATAATCTTATCCACTTTGGATTCTGTAACCGCAGCTACATATACTTCACGAGTTCCACGTACAACACGAGTTCCGCGTACTGCACCAGTTGTTTATACACCGAGCCCTTGGACCCTCGCCCACGCTACGTTTTATGGGGACGAGTCTGCGGCTTCAACCATGG GGGGTGCTTGTGGATATGGAAACATTGTGACCAACGGGTATGGAACTGATACAGCAGCATTGAGCTCTACAATCTTTACAGATGGATATGCATGTGGGCAGTGTTATCAGATTAAGTGTGTCCAATCTCCATGGTGTTCCAAAGGTGTTGCTACGATCACAGCAACAAACCTCTGCCCACCCAACTGGTCCAAAGACTCTAACGCTGGTGGATGGTGTAACCCCCCAAGAACTCATTTCGACATGGCTAAGCCCGCCTTCATGAAGATCGCACAATGGAAGGCAGGCATTGTCCCTGTCCAATACCGCAG GGTACCATGTAGTCGGGCAGGGGGTATCAGGTTCTCTTTCCAAGGAAATGGTTACTGGCTGTTGACGTATGTGATGAACGTTGGTGGTGCTGGTGATATTGGCCAGATGTGGGTTAAAGGGACCAAGACTGCATGGATCAGTATGAGCCACAACTGGGGAGCCTCATACCAAGCATTTGCCACGCTTAAAGGTCAAGCTCTCTCTTTCAAGATCACCTCCTACACAACCAAACAGACCATTGTGTGTAACAATGTCGCCCCGGCTAACTGGAACTTAGGTTTGACGTACCAGGCAAGCGTCAATTTTCATTAA